The proteins below come from a single Anolis sagrei isolate rAnoSag1 chromosome 8, rAnoSag1.mat, whole genome shotgun sequence genomic window:
- the DHX38 gene encoding pre-mRNA-splicing factor ATP-dependent RNA helicase PRP16, which yields MGEAEAAEEASLHRLEGLSPGAQAGGLVLPAARRRSAAEEQHVFKVPAPRASLLGLDLLAAQKRREKEEQAANNTKRARLSSDGDWASEPQQEQRPEGEAEAAEEEEERDGGGGGAGRGSRRERHYRSARVETPSHTGGVSEEFWERSRQRERERREQGVFASSKEEKERKRDHGRERDHDRKRDRDDRDRSRRSSSGGHSEREGSSERSGSRRNEPESPRHRPKDAATPSRSGWEEEDSGYSSSRRSQWESPSPTPSHRDSDRSHRGSASRDSDRRDRDRSLRSRYPEETPLPTPSYKYNDWADNQRHLGASAPWLSRGRGKREDGEDGIAFDTEEERQQWEEDQRQADRDWYMMDEGYDEFHNPLASSSEEYVRKREQHLQKQRQKRISAQRRQINEDNERWETNRMLTSGVVHRLEVDEDFEEDNAAKVHLLVHNLVPPFLDGRIVFTKQPEPVIPVKDATSDLAIIARKGSQLVRKHREQKERKKAQHKHWELAGTKLGNIMGIKKEEDEEGAKQILAEDGSVDYRTEQKFADHMKEKSEASSEFAKKKSIAEQRQYLPIFAVQQELLTVIRDNSIVIVVGETGSGKTTQLTQYLHEDGYTDYGMIGCTQPRRVAAMSVAKRVSEEMGVSLGEEVGYAIRFEDCTSENTVIKYMTDGILLRESLREADLDHYSAIIMDEAHERSLNTDVLFGLLREVVARRSDLKLIVTSATMDAEKFAAFFGNVPIFHIPGRTFPVDVLFSKTPQEDYVEAAVKQALQVHLSSAPGDILIFMPGQEDIEVTSEQIVEHLEELTNAPALAVLPIYSQLPSDLQAKIFQKAPDGVRKCIVATNIAETSLTVDGIMFVIDSGYCKLKVFNPRIGMDALQIYPISQANANQRSGRAGRTGPGQCFRLYTQSAYKNELLTTTVPEIQRTNLANVVLLLKSLGVQDLLQFHFMDPPPEDNMLNSMYQLWILGALDNTGGLTSTGRLMVEFPLDPALSKMLIVSCDMGCSSEILLIVSMLSVPAIFYRPKGREEESDQVREKFAVPESDHLTYLNVYLQWKSNSYSTLWCSEHFIHAKAMRKVREVRAQLKDIMVQQRMSLASCGTDWDIVRKCICAAYFHQAAKLKGIGEYVNIRTGMPCHLHPTSSLFGMGYTPDYIVYHELVMTTKEYMQCVTAVDGEWLAELGPMFYSIKHAGKSRQESRRRAKEEASAMEEEMALAEEQLRARREEQERRNPVSSVRSTKIYTPGRKEQGQPATPRHTPARFGL from the exons TCCCGGAGGGAGCG GCATTACCGCTCTGCACGGGTGGAGACCCCATCGCACACCGGAGGCGTCAGCGAGGAGTTCTGGGAGCGCAGCCGGCAACGAGAGCGAGAGCGGAGGGAGCAGggggtctttgcttcctccaaggaggagaaagagcGCAAGAGGGACCACGGCCGTGAGCGGGACCACGATCGGAAGCGGGACCGAG ATGATCGGGACCGGAGTCGACGTAGTAGCAGCGGGGGACACTCAGAGCGAGAGGGCTCATCGGAACGGAGCGGCAGTCGAAGGAACGAGCCAGAGAGCCCTCGTCACCGGCCCAAAG ATGCAGCGACTCCTTCACGCTCtggttgggaggaggaggacagtGGCTACAGCAGTTCGCGCCGGTCGCAGTGGGAGTCCCCCTCACCCACCCCTTCCCACCGGGACTCTGACCGCAGCCACCGGGGCTCTGCCTCCCGCGACAGCGACCGGAGGGACCGCGATCG GTCCCTACGGAGCCGCTACCCGGAAGAGACTCCGCTGCCCACCCCTTCGTATAAGTACAATGACTGGGCCGACAATCAGAGGCACTTGGGAGCCTCCGCCCCATGGCTTTCTAGAGGCAGAG GGAAGCGTGAAGATGGGGAGGACGGAATTGCCTTTGATACTGAGGAGGAGCGGCAGCAGTGGGAAGAGGACCAGCGG CAAGCAGACAGAGACTGGTACATGATGGACGAAGGCTACGACGAGTTCCACAACCCTTTGGCCTCTTCCTCGGAGGAGTATGTCAGGAAGCGGGAGCAGCACCTGCAGAAGCAGAGGCAGAAGCGCATCTCTGCTCAGCGCAGGCAGATCAATGAG GACAATGAGCGCTGGGAGACAAACCGCATGCTGACCAGTGGTGTGGTGCACCGGCTGGAGGTGGATGAGGACTTTGAGGAGGACAACGCCGCCAAGGTTCACCTTTTGGTCCACAATCTGGTGCCCCCCTTCCTGGACGGGCGCATCGTGTTCACCAAACAG CCGGAGCCTGTGATTCCCGTCAAGGACGCCACATCAGACCTGGCCATTATCGCCCGGAAGGGGAGCCAGTTGGTGCGAAAACACCGGGAGCAGAAGGAGCGCAAGAAG GCCCAGCACAAGCACTGGGAGCTGGCGGGCACAAAGCTGGGAAACATCATGGGCatcaagaaggaggaggatgaggagggggCCAAACAGATCCTGGCGGAAGATGGCAGCGTGGATTACAG aacGGAGCAGAAGTTTGCTGACCACATGAAAGAGAAGAGCGAAGCCAGCAGTGAGTTTGCCAAGAAGAAGTCAATTGCGGAGCAGAGGCAGTACCTGCCCATCTTTGCTGTCCAGCAGGAGCTGCTGACGGTCATCCG AGACAACAGCATTGTGATCGTGGTGGGGGAGACCGGCAGTGGCAAGACCACACAGCTGACGCAGTACCTGCATGAGGACGGATACACGGACTACGGCATGATCGGATGCACACAGCCACGGCGAGTGGCGGCCATGTCGGTGGCTAAGCGCGTCAGTGAGGAGATGGGCGTGAGCCTCGGGGAGGAG GTGGGCTACGCCATCCGCTTTGAGGACTGCACTTCCGAGAACACCGTCATTAAGTACATGACTGACGGGATCTTGCTGCGGGAGTCTCTGCGAGAGGCTGACCTTGACCACTACAGTGCCATCATCATGGACGAGGCCCACGAGCGCTCCCTCAACACAGATGTTCTTTTCGGCCTCCTGCGTGAG GTGGTAGCCCGGCGCTCTGACCTGAAGCTGATTGTGACTTCGGCCACCATGGATGCAGAAAAGTTTGCCGCCTTTTTTGGGAACGTGCCCATCTTCCATATCCCGGGCCGTACCTTCCCTGTGGACGTCCTCTTCAGTAAG acgCCGCAGGAGGACTATGTGGAGGCAGCGGTCAAGCAGGCCCTGCAGGTGCACCTCTCCAGTGCTCCAGGGGACATCCTCATCTTCATGCCAGGACAGGAGGACATTGAG GTCACCTCTGAGCAGATCGTGGAGCACCTGGAGGAGCTGACCAACGCCCCTGCCCTGGCCGTGCTGCCCATCTACTCCCAGCTGCCCTCTGACCTGCAGGCCAAGATCTTCCAGAAG GCCCCTGACGGAGTCCGAAAGTGCATTGTGGCCACCAACATTGCAGAGACCTCTCTGACGGTGGATGGGATCATGTTTGTGATCGACTCGGGCTACTGCAAGCTGAAG GTCTTCAACCCTCGGATCGGCATGGATGCGCTCCAGATCTACCCCATCAGCCAGGCCAATGCCAACCAGCGCTCCGGCCGTGCCGGGAGGACGGGGCCAGGCCAGTGTTTCAG ACTCTACACGCAGAGCGCCTACAAGAACGAGCTGCTGACCACCACAGTCCCTGAAATCCAGCGCACGAACCTGGCCAACGTGGTGCTGCTGCTGAAGTCCCTGGGGGTCCAGGACTTGCTCCAGTTCCACTTCATGGACCCCCCTCCGGAAGACAACATGCTCAACTCCATGTACCAGTTGTGGATCCTGGGTGCACTGGACAACACAG GAGGACTGACCTCCACAGGGCGCCTGATGGTGGAGTTCCCCCTGGACCCGGCCCTCTCTAAGATGCTCATTGTCTCCTGCGACATGGGGTGCAGCTCTGAGATCCTGCTGATCGTCTCCATGCTCTCTGTGCCGGCCATCTTCTACCGGCCAAAG GGCCGGGAGGAAGAGAGCGACCAGGTGCGGGAGAAGTTTGCTGTTCCGGAGAGCGACCACTTGACCTACCTGAACGTCTACCTGCAGTGGAAGAGCAACAGCTACTCCACACTCTGGTGCAGTGAGCACTTCATCCATGCCAAGGCCATGCGCAAG GTGCGCGAGGTGCGGGCACAGCTGAAGGACATCATGGTGCAGCAGCGCATGAGCCTGGCTTCCTGCGGCACCGACTGGGACATCGTCCGCAAATGCATCTGTGCGGCTTACTTTCACCAGGCCGCCAAACTGAAG GGCATTGGGGAATATGTCAACATTCGCACCGGGATGCCCTGCCACCTGCACCCCACCAGCTCCCTGTTCGGCATGGGCTACACGCCAGACTACATTGTCTACCATGAGCTTGTGATGACCACCAAG GAGTATATGCAGTGCGTCACAGCTGTGGATGGCGAGTGGCTGGCCGAATTGGGGCCCATGTTCTACAGCATCAAACATGCCGGCAAATCACGCCAG GAGAGTCGCCGCAGAGCCAAGGAGGAGGCATCTGCCATGGAGGAGGAGATGGCACTAGCGGAGGAGCAGCTACGTGCCCGGCGGGAGGAGCAGGAGCGGCGCAACCCCGTCAGCAGTGTGag GTCCACCAAGATCTATACTCCGGGGCGGAAGGAGCAGGGGCAGCCAGCCACGCCACGCCACACACCGGCCCGCTTTGGCCTCTAG